The proteins below are encoded in one region of Cololabis saira isolate AMF1-May2022 chromosome 11, fColSai1.1, whole genome shotgun sequence:
- the c9 gene encoding complement component C9 isoform X1 has translation MRTAVALPLALSGLCLTLVFLGEGMAVALPDPPAVDCMWSRWSEWGPCDPCTKTRRRSRSVEVFGQFGGETCKGSVGDREFCISTERCLLPTALPCSSSDFQCESGKCVKKRLMCNGDYDCEDGSDEDCDPLRKPCGSTLIDNNEQGRTAGYGINILGADPRMNPFNNDYFNGRCDRVRNPNSGKYDRLPWNVGVLNYETLVEETISREIYEDTNSILKEIMNDLTISASTGFSFKLTPTELSMSNASLSAGYEGEFSKKTMIKDVSEYTAIKNMSFMRLKGRVQMSTYRMRSRELQVADDFLDHVRYLPLQYEKGVYFAFLEDYGTHYTKNGKSGGEYELVYALNQDTIKWRNMTQRSVQECFTNGITADFSILGGGGIKGHHKPKVCKDSSSPTTDTSHGQALVDKVMTSVKGGTTESAARMNANLKKEGVMNIETYQNWARTIADAPALLNSVPEPIYMLIPLDMPNANSRISNLKQATEDYVAEYNVCKCKPCHNGATVALLDGNCVCLCSNEFEGLACQNFKGDKAKNPAPRPELHHEGNWSCWSAWSSCGGGKRSRTRSCSTNGLPGASCRGDTTSEEYC, from the exons ATGCGGACTGCGGTCGCTCTCCCGCTGGCACTCAGCGGCCTGTGTCTAACTCTGGTATTTCTTGGAGAAGGAAT GGCAGTGGCGCTTCCCGACCCGCCAGCTGTGGACTGTATGTGGAGCCGCTGGTCAGAATGGGGTCCCTGTGATCCCTGCACAAAAACCAGA AGGCGTTCTCGGAGTGTGGAGGTTTTCGGCCAGTTTGGGGGAGAGACCTGTAAGGGGTCAGTGGGTGATAGGGAGTTTTGCATCTCAACTGAACGTTGTTTGCTGCCAACTGCCCTCCCCTGCTCCTCCTCGGATTTCCAATGCGAATCAG GAAAATGCGTCAAAAAGAGATTGATGTGCAACGGAGACTACGACTGTGAGGACGGATCAGATGAGGACTGCGACCCCCTGCGTAAACCCTGTGGTTCAACACTAATTGACAATAATGAGCAGGGGAGGACGGCGGGATACGG GATCAATATTTTGGGTGCAGATCCTCGTATGAACCCCTTCAACAATGATTACTTCAACGGGAGATGCGATCGTGTCCGGAATCCCAACAGTGGGAAATATGACAGGCTTCCCTGGAATGTTGGCGTGCTCAACTATGAG ACTCTGGTTGAGGAAACTATCTCAAGAGAAATCTACGAGGACACGAACAGCATTCTGAAAGAAATAATGAATGACTTGACTATTAGTGCAAGTACTGGATTTTCTTTTAAACTGACCCCAACTGAACTATCCATGTCCAATGCATCTCTAAGTGCTGGTTATGAGGgggaattttcaaagaaaaccatgATTAAAGATGTGTCAGAGTACACCGCCATTAAG AATATGAGCTTCATGAGGTTAAAGGGCAGAGTACAGATGAGCACGTACAGGATGCGCTCCCGTGAGCTCCAAGTAGCAGATGATTTCCTGGATCATGTCAGATATTTGCCTTTGCAGTATGAGAAGGGTGTTTATTTTGCATTCTTGGAAGATTATGGAACCCACTACACGAAAAATGGGAAGTCTGGTGGCGAATATGAACTGGTCTATGCTCTAAACCAGGACACCATCAAATGGAGAA ATATGACACAGCGAAGCGTTCAAGAATGTTTCACAAATGGCATCACGGCAGACTTCAGTATCTTAGGCGGAGGTGGTATAAAAGGACACCACAAACCAAAAGTGTGTAAAGATTCAAGTTCACCAACAACAG ATACAAGTCATGGACAGGCCTTGGTGGATAAGGTGATGACATCGGTGAAGGGAGGAACTACAGAAAGTGCTGCTCGCATGAATGCCAACTTGAAAAAAGAAGGAGTGATGAACATAGAGACGTACCAGAACTGGGCCCGGACGATCGCCGATGCCCCTGCCCTGCTGAACAGTGTG CCAGAGCCCATCTACATGTTAATTCCTCTGGATATGCCCAATGCAAATTCCCGGATATCTAACCTGAAGCAGGCCACAGAGGACTATGTGGCTGAATATAACGTGTGCAAGTGTAAGCCCTGCCACAACGGAGCTACTGTTGCTCTTCTGGATGGAAACTGTGTGTGCTTGTGCTCTAATGAATTTGAGGGGCTCGCCTGCCAGAACTTCAAGGGGGATAAAGCCAAAAACCCAG CTCCAAGACCTGAATTACATCATGAGGGTaactggtcctgctggtcaGCCTGGTCCAGCTGCGGTGGAGGGAAACGCTCCAGGACACGTAGCTGCAGCACCAACGGCCTGCCAGGGGCGTCGTGCAGAGGAGATACCACCAGTGAAGAATACTGTTGA
- the c9 gene encoding complement component C9 isoform X2 — translation MLLAPGLPGSRLTNCCIIHHPQRRSRSVEVFGQFGGETCKGSVGDREFCISTERCLLPTALPCSSSDFQCESGKCVKKRLMCNGDYDCEDGSDEDCDPLRKPCGSTLIDNNEQGRTAGYGINILGADPRMNPFNNDYFNGRCDRVRNPNSGKYDRLPWNVGVLNYETLVEETISREIYEDTNSILKEIMNDLTISASTGFSFKLTPTELSMSNASLSAGYEGEFSKKTMIKDVSEYTAIKNMSFMRLKGRVQMSTYRMRSRELQVADDFLDHVRYLPLQYEKGVYFAFLEDYGTHYTKNGKSGGEYELVYALNQDTIKWRNMTQRSVQECFTNGITADFSILGGGGIKGHHKPKVCKDSSSPTTDTSHGQALVDKVMTSVKGGTTESAARMNANLKKEGVMNIETYQNWARTIADAPALLNSVPEPIYMLIPLDMPNANSRISNLKQATEDYVAEYNVCKCKPCHNGATVALLDGNCVCLCSNEFEGLACQNFKGDKAKNPAPRPELHHEGNWSCWSAWSSCGGGKRSRTRSCSTNGLPGASCRGDTTSEEYC, via the exons ATGTTGCTCGCTCCAGGCTTGCCAG GGTCACGACTAACTAACTGCTGTATCATTCACCATCCTCAGAGGCGTTCTCGGAGTGTGGAGGTTTTCGGCCAGTTTGGGGGAGAGACCTGTAAGGGGTCAGTGGGTGATAGGGAGTTTTGCATCTCAACTGAACGTTGTTTGCTGCCAACTGCCCTCCCCTGCTCCTCCTCGGATTTCCAATGCGAATCAG GAAAATGCGTCAAAAAGAGATTGATGTGCAACGGAGACTACGACTGTGAGGACGGATCAGATGAGGACTGCGACCCCCTGCGTAAACCCTGTGGTTCAACACTAATTGACAATAATGAGCAGGGGAGGACGGCGGGATACGG GATCAATATTTTGGGTGCAGATCCTCGTATGAACCCCTTCAACAATGATTACTTCAACGGGAGATGCGATCGTGTCCGGAATCCCAACAGTGGGAAATATGACAGGCTTCCCTGGAATGTTGGCGTGCTCAACTATGAG ACTCTGGTTGAGGAAACTATCTCAAGAGAAATCTACGAGGACACGAACAGCATTCTGAAAGAAATAATGAATGACTTGACTATTAGTGCAAGTACTGGATTTTCTTTTAAACTGACCCCAACTGAACTATCCATGTCCAATGCATCTCTAAGTGCTGGTTATGAGGgggaattttcaaagaaaaccatgATTAAAGATGTGTCAGAGTACACCGCCATTAAG AATATGAGCTTCATGAGGTTAAAGGGCAGAGTACAGATGAGCACGTACAGGATGCGCTCCCGTGAGCTCCAAGTAGCAGATGATTTCCTGGATCATGTCAGATATTTGCCTTTGCAGTATGAGAAGGGTGTTTATTTTGCATTCTTGGAAGATTATGGAACCCACTACACGAAAAATGGGAAGTCTGGTGGCGAATATGAACTGGTCTATGCTCTAAACCAGGACACCATCAAATGGAGAA ATATGACACAGCGAAGCGTTCAAGAATGTTTCACAAATGGCATCACGGCAGACTTCAGTATCTTAGGCGGAGGTGGTATAAAAGGACACCACAAACCAAAAGTGTGTAAAGATTCAAGTTCACCAACAACAG ATACAAGTCATGGACAGGCCTTGGTGGATAAGGTGATGACATCGGTGAAGGGAGGAACTACAGAAAGTGCTGCTCGCATGAATGCCAACTTGAAAAAAGAAGGAGTGATGAACATAGAGACGTACCAGAACTGGGCCCGGACGATCGCCGATGCCCCTGCCCTGCTGAACAGTGTG CCAGAGCCCATCTACATGTTAATTCCTCTGGATATGCCCAATGCAAATTCCCGGATATCTAACCTGAAGCAGGCCACAGAGGACTATGTGGCTGAATATAACGTGTGCAAGTGTAAGCCCTGCCACAACGGAGCTACTGTTGCTCTTCTGGATGGAAACTGTGTGTGCTTGTGCTCTAATGAATTTGAGGGGCTCGCCTGCCAGAACTTCAAGGGGGATAAAGCCAAAAACCCAG CTCCAAGACCTGAATTACATCATGAGGGTaactggtcctgctggtcaGCCTGGTCCAGCTGCGGTGGAGGGAAACGCTCCAGGACACGTAGCTGCAGCACCAACGGCCTGCCAGGGGCGTCGTGCAGAGGAGATACCACCAGTGAAGAATACTGTTGA